The following nucleotide sequence is from Spirochaetaceae bacterium.
ACCGACGCGGAGGTGCGGTGCCTGGTGGAGACCTACCGGGACCTGCGCGTGTTCAACCAGGAGGTCGCTACCGCCATGGGCATCATGGGCGAGTGGTACAATGGCTACCGGTTCGCCACGACCGCCGACACCGATCTGTACAACACCGACATGGTGCTCTACTACCTGAAGCATTCGATGCCGAACCGGGACGTTCCAGAGTACCTGATCGACACCAACGTGCGCATCGACTACGGCAAGCTGCGCCACCTGCTGGTCACCGGGCGGCAGCTCAACGGCAACTTCGACCTGCTGCGCGACGTGATCGGCGGGGAGCAGGTGGACACCCGCATCCAGCCCGGCTTCCCGCTGCAGGACCTCACCGATCCGGAGAATTTCTATTCCCTGTTGCACTACTTCGGGCTGCTGAGCATCCGCGACGTGGTGGAGCGGGTGCCGCGACTGGCGATCCCGAACCAGACCGTGAAGCGGCTGATGTACGGCTACCTGCGCGACGCCTACCGCGACGTGGGGGTGTTCGCGGTCAACCTGTTCCGGTTCGAGCAGTTGATGATGCGGATGGCCAACGCGGGCGAGTGGCGACCGGTACTGGAGTTCCTGAGCGAGGCGATCGCGCGGCAGACCGGGATACGCGACTACATCGGCGGCGAAAGGGTGATACAGGGGTTCCTGGCCGCCTACTTGAGCGTGACGGACTACTACGTGTTCCGGTCGGAGGCGGAGCTCGGAAAGGGACACGCGGACATCGTGCTGGAGCCGCTGGTGGCCCGCTACCCGCACCTGCAGCGCGGCTACCTGATCGAGCTCAAGTATCGTGCGCGTTCCGAGTCGGTGGATCAGGCTGCGGTCACGTCGGTGGTCGAGGAGGCGCAGACGCAGCTCCTGCGGTATCTGGCGGACGCGCGGCTGGCGCGGCAGTTTCCGGGCGTGCGCTTCATCGGCCTGATCGTGGTGTT
It contains:
- a CDS encoding AAA family ATPase → MSTPPTHPRIPYGQADFRRIRRNRWLYVDKTRFLRRLEREDYVFLIRPRRFGKSLWISLLENYYDRFWADDFDGTFAGTDIGRKPTGEQSRYVTLRFNFSAVNDKLETLEREFETYCMIELRGRLRRHPDLFPEAAVRDILAPPSIASKLTELFQYAGDHDIPLYVLIDEYDNFANTVLAYHGAEAYHSFTHGGGFYRNFFATLKSGADRSGGGLERLFITGVSPVTMDDVTSGFNIGTNISLEPDFNEMVGFTDAEVRCLVETYRDLRVFNQEVATAMGIMGEWYNGYRFATTADTDLYNTDMVLYYLKHSMPNRDVPEYLIDTNVRIDYGKLRHLLVTGRQLNGNFDLLRDVIGGEQVDTRIQPGFPLQDLTDPENFYSLLHYFGLLSIRDVVERVPRLAIPNQTVKRLMYGYLRDAYRDVGVFAVNLFRFEQLMMRMANAGEWRPVLEFLSEAIARQTGIRDYIGGERVIQGFLAAYLSVTDYYVFRSEAELGKGHADIVLEPLVARYPHLQRGYLIELKYRARSESVDQAAVTSVVEEAQTQLLRYLADARLARQFPGVRFIGLIVVFHGWELVFCDAVRR